In the genome of Bradysia coprophila strain Holo2 unplaced genomic scaffold, BU_Bcop_v1 contig_232, whole genome shotgun sequence, one region contains:
- the LOC119075781 gene encoding uncharacterized protein LOC119075781: MLKWTVSKRTDSSEPVSLILKPKPPASRRSLGNLHRPLRNRDDREKRRQSLGSTEMVRRINNHNKENNIIATPHPMTNRTGSSTPYAKLDFALRDLSNLTPNTTPIPNTVTPSRKRHLPLSPVDQNTQLKPQYASTLPTFDIEYSPCGMKTGPMIALRGLTMKDSYFDNPCYFRDEAPASKRLKFSPEVTPLSRRLSELRFSKMSFKRNNKRLSADDDSVLSSKALDDTELEKMIDAILESSRKATLCSDRKSERRKRLNTSPTYTPADDPAADLNTFCDNFQVSPELLQAGDKTIIIEEPLAVNEREVRTPDSEGGRAAQKRNTNETSCHLRRQRAVRRKTTKTEKCHKVTTKSISVTTSPHTPLKEQPTKHSSCIRKSIEDFAAMETPTYFGNHFECNKHHGPNSSKMSYESTPGIEANDVQGSSTPTGASQTIRRCLMFSESPDSMEDSMDKRKSVASSTASRCSKSSVGVILGTLDLSIVVDEEKIQIHVIRCKDLNRQNGGDINAYVKVALLPAESGTENGFQRTAVQRNSSKPFFDHRFTFDRAPNDSSKRIQLAVWHRDREFKRSEFLGCMSFPIRSIVTELSGSYKLQPQSCLTAPIPAVLSDVMMAQSADEMITSASTLNSDSFAIPLSRKGIFQRDADEHLFLRFLELDTNDDDAADDPFKPKGRTKFTITKNLVKTDDQGYGFSIVWTHPPRIEKVETGLPAQRGGIEPGDYVVFVDKHNVVTMPETDILNLIRTLGNAMSLEVFRRSNESFGGKCVKARIPSMAVCGSEPMVDSITPRPLSMPCSSVSYAIESVKRLPQVAFSKDIGHGVIV; this comes from the exons ATGTTAAAGTGGACCGTGTCCAAGAGAACGGACTCCTCGGAGCCGGTATCATTGATCCTGAAACCCAAACCACCAGCATCACGTCGATCGCTCGGAAATTTACATCGTCCGCTAAGGAACCGTGACGACCGCGAAAAACGTCGCCAGTCGCTCGGTTCAACCGAAATGGTGCGACGAATCAACAACCACAACAAAGAGAACAACATCATTGCCACACCGCATCCGATGACAAATCGAACGGGCAGCAGTACACCGTACGCGAAATTGGACTTTGCACTCAGGGATCTGAGCAATTTGACTCCGAACACTACGCCGATACCGAATACGGTGACGCCGAGTCGGAAACGGCATTTGCCACTGTCACCGGTCGATCAAAATACGCAACTGAAACCACAATATGCGTCGACACTTCCTACGTTCGATATTGAATATTCACCGTGTGGAATGAAAACCGGACCCATGATCGCTTTACGCGGTTTGACCATGAAAGATTCGTACTTTGACAATCCGTGTTACTTTCGCGACGAAGCGCCGGCTTCGAAGCGCTTGAAATTCTCGCCGGAAGTGACTCCGTTGTCTAGGAGACTGTCCGAATTACGTTTTAGTAAAATGAGCTTTAAGCGAAACAACAAACGGTTGAGTGCCGATGACGATTCGGTGTTAAGCTCTAAAGCGTTGGACGATACAGAGCTGGAGAAAATGATCGACGCGATTTTGGAAAGCTCCAGAAAAGCGACCCTGTGTTCGGACAGAAAATCAGAACGAAGAAAGAGACTGAACACTTCACCGACATATACACCAGCCGATGACCCGGCAGCCGATTTGAATACGTTTTGCGATAATTTCCAAGTGTCACCGGAACTGCTGCAAGCTGGCGACAAGACAATCATAATTGAGGAACCACTTGCGGTCAATGAACGCGAGGTGCGAACTCCCGATTCGGAAGGTGGTAGAGCAGCACAGAAGAGAAATACCAATGAAACGAGTTGCCATTTGAGACGCCAGAGAGCCGTGCGAAGAAAGACAACGAAAACCGAAAAGTGTCACAAGGTCACGACGAAATCCATTTCCGTAACCACCAGCCCGCATACACCATTGAAAGAACAACCAACGAAGCACAGTTCGTGCATCCGTAAAAGTATTGAAGACTTTGCTGCCATGGAAACGCCCACCTACTTTGGAAACCATTTCGAATGCAACAAGCACCACGGACCGAACAGTTCGAAAATGTCGTACGAAAGTACACCGGGCATCGAGGCCAACGATGTGCAGGGCAGCTCTACTCCGACTGGAGCATCGCAAACCATCCGACGCTGTTTGATGTTCTCCGAATCACCAGATTCCATGGAGGATtcgatggacaaacggaaatCGGTTGCATCGTCAACGGCGTCTCGATGCTCGAAGTCATCGGTTGGTGTGATCCTGGGCACATTGGATCTGTCGATAGTGGTCGATGAGGAAAAGATACAAATTCACG TTATTCGTTGCAAGGATCTTAACCGACAGAACGGTGGTGATATCAACGCTTATGTGAAG GTTGCACTCCTGCCAGCCGAATCAGGAACTGAAAATGGATTTCAACGAACAGCCGTTCAACGTAACTCATCGAAACCGTTCTTTGACCATCGTTTCACGTTTGATCGTGCACCGAACGATTCGTCGAAACGAATTCAATTGGCCGTCTGGCATCGTGATCGTGAATTCAA ACGAAGCGAATTTCTCGGTTGCATGTCCTTTCCCATCAGGAGCATCGTCACCGAACTGAGCGGTTCGTATAAGCTACAGCCACAGTCATGCCTAACCGCACCCATTCCGGCTGTGTTATCCGATGTGATGATGGCACAAAGTGCCGATGAAATGATCACAAGCGCTTCGACGCTGAACAGTGATTCGTTCGCCATTCCGCTGAGCCGAAAGGGAATTTTCCAACGAGACGCCGACGAACATTTGTTTCTGCGATTTTTGGAATTGGACACGAATGATGACGACGCTGCTGACGATCCATTCAAACCGAAGGGTCGGACGAAATTCACGATCACCAAAAATTTAGTCAAAACCGACGATCAGGGTTACGGTTTCTCGATCGTATGGACGCATCCGCCACGGATCGAAAAGGTCGAAACTGGTTTACCGGCTCAACGTGGAGGTATTGAGCCCGGCGATTATGTCGTATTCGTCGACAAGCATAATGTGGTCACGATGCCGGAAACGGACATTCTGAATCTGATACGAACGCTGGGAAATGCGATGAGTCTGGAAGTGTTTCGTCGGTCGAATGAGTCGTTCGGCGGTAAGTGTGTTAAGGCTCGCATTCCCAGTATGGCGGTTTGTGGCAGCGAACCGATGGTCGATTCGATTACGCCGAGACCGTTGTCGATGCCGTGTTCTAGTGTTAGCTATGCTATTGAGAGTGTTAAGCGATTGCCGCAGGTGGCGTTTAGTAAAGATATTGGTCATGGAGTGATTGTGTAG